AATACCAATGAATTTAgaataaatatttcattctGTTTCATACgacaatttttcctttttagtctgtccatAAGAGTATTACTTTATAATTGtggattttttttctctataatgAGATGGACCaggaaataataaataagaagGATCTTGAATGTGATTAATGATTTTGCAGGGATTTGTAGCGATATTTTTTTCTGAGTTCATGGACCTAAAACGTGAGAAACTCATTTTTTAGGGACCAATTGTGAAGTTCTCTGAAATTTCTCCCCTCTCTCGACTGATGTCCAGGAACATAGCAGAGTACTCTGCAAATTTGAAAGTCTGGGTTTGTTTGCTCGCATTGTGGCATTTGCGTGCATAGAGGCATGTGCATTTCGCGTCTCCTGAGTTTTTATAcagtttatttttcttttaattggcTCCTAACTCTCAGGATATCGGTGAATTCATTATGTAATTGTTTGACCTAGGGATCAACCAGGTTGATCGCTAGTGTAATGTATTCGAACCAGGTTGATCGCTAGTGTAATGTATTCGAAGTGTTCATCTACAGTCGGTTATGTGTCTATTTTATCTCACGACTGGAGTGGTGAATTGCTGCCCTCGTAATTCAGGGATTCTTCTTTATCTGATAATTAAATCTGTATACCTCAAGAGATTCATACGCAATTTGTTTATTTTCGTGTTGAGTGATAAAAAATGTATTGATTGATACATTTTTGGCAATTATGTTACTGTATGCCCTCTTTGTTTAATTCAGCACTTGTAGCAATTGTTGATCTTTGTTTGTAGCATAAATGTGTATGGTCATATGATGATAAGTTTTGTTTTTACCAATGTAGGTTCTAGAGCTGTTAATTGTACAAATTGAAATCTATCAATATGCTTCCAAGTATTCTATGTTTAGGCTAAACGTTGGGACATATGTGGTGGCATTGGTGTTAGTGTGAAGCAATAATTCACTCTCTCAATGTCAAGCAGTTGTGCGCATATGTAAGATATCGTTCACAGTAGTCTCGGTTGCTTCTTGCTTGCTGGTTAGATATCTATTGGGCTGTTGATAGGTGGAAAGATAAGCAGAGAGACATTTTGATGATATGGCCCTTCTTAGGAGTGGAAGATGAATTATGCTTATTTTGCACGGTGGCTGTGTTTGTATTCTCTGTGACATTTGCTTTTGTTGgaattagttttttttgttcGCATCtaggattttttaaaaaaaaaaaaaaattaacttcatatatttatatcatatatatgaaggaggaaagacaaattacgccacccagggttcgaactcgagacctccaggatggacgcggtatccagcaccctttaccgctagaccaaggggcttggatttgTTCGCATCTAGGATTCAGGTAAAGGATTGATGTTAATTTTTAATGATCACTTTAGGTACACATCAGTGCAAAAGAAGCAACGTAAGTTTCGTCCAGGACTATGAATACGTTCACTCCCTCAATGGTTACTTCAAACTCAAGCCTTTTGCAACCCAAAATTGAGGCAAATTTGTTAGCCGAGGCTGATCTTCATTTGGGATATTTCCAGCAAATAGAAACTCAATTACTTGACTGTATGGGAATCTCTGATCAGCAACCATCACACTCCAATAACATTGAAGGTGATTAAGTTTTTGAACTAAGCATTTTATATTCAGGATGGAAATGGCTTGGATTGTCGTATTAGTTCTCTGTTTTctggaaaaaataaatttgaagggAAGATATTGGGGAATCAGAAAAAAAGATAATCGCATTTGGATGAGATGCATAATCATCAACTCATCAAGTTCCTTTTGTAATTTCTTGATTTTCTCTGTTTCATAGGCTTATGCTACTTTAGGACTTTGGGTTGTAAGCTATAgataacatatactccctccgtcctaaaaaaataaacaaacgattttaatgtgcaattggtaaagtaagagagatggaaataagtaagagagggaaaagaTAATGGAAGTAGTGATAGTGGATTATGGGATCCACATTATTAGTGGTGTGTAATTGGTTTaaaactttctatatttagacttggtctaattttggggacgacccaaaatggtaaaactagtctattttttttaggacggagggagtacatgatGAATTGATGATTATGCATCTCATCAATATGTTGCTTGTTTTGTCCTGGAAAAGTATCTGGTGAGGACTACATGCATGAACCTGGCGGCATCATTGATATGCCTTCACCTGGAAACAAGAACTCAGCGTGTCTAGATGGTAAATGATCTTCATcttgaagttttattttctctctgaAAGTATTAAATATCCCTAGAATCGTAAAGCCTAAGTGCATCTAAAATGGTCTTTTAAAATCCGAGTAGTCTTCTTTTGCCATTTTTATATCCTAGCCAATGAGCTGAACTTATGGTGAAATTAATGACTTTTATGATACCCTTTCTCATCAATTTTAAGTGCTCCATGGACATGCCAATTTTCTGGGAGCCAATTACTTGGAATTCTTAGTGTTGAACACTGTAACTTATTTATCTGCTGAACTTTTGGATACTtaagttttcatttttaagtTGCAGACCTATTGATTTAACCACAACATAAATTTCTATCCTTAGGCTAGCTTTGTTgttatttgtgaattttattAGTTGCATCTATCTAACCATTTATTTGTAATTGACATATAGAAATTCCTTCTAAACCGGTTGAGGACCACACTGTTATTGGCATACCTTTCGTTGGGAGATCATCTTTGGCAAAGAATGCACATGATGGTTTGCCAACTTTGACTTTTTCTGAAGGAGtagtttatttattaataatcaTGCTGTTCAGGGGTATAACACTTATTTCAATCATGCAGCACCTAGCGAAGAACAAGGTTTAGATAAACGATTAACACATGCTGACAGGCTTCATAAATGCTTAAAGGAGAAGGACAAAATTCCTGTTTTATTTCATAATGGTCATCCTGTTGGGAAGTATGCATCAGTGTTTATGAAAGAGCTTGGTATAGCTGTAAAGAAACATGCACCATTACAAGTCAAGGGTTGGAAGAACGTAACAGATGAGCAAAAACGACCAATCTTTCGGCGGTTGGAGGTCAGTAAATTCTGACAGTTACTAGTCAGTTAATTTAATAAGTACTATCCAATATGCTAACAAATAGCTGATTGTTTTAAGTTTTTCCATGTAGACTGCATTTTTGGTTGACTTCAGCCTAGGACCCGATTCTGTGAAAAAACAGACCGATAGATTAATGGGTAAGCAATATAGCAGGTACCGCCAAAGGATGCACATACATTACAAAACTCTTACACACTTGCCTTGGGAGGATCGGTTGAAACATGTACCGGAGGAGTTTTGTAAAAGTGAAGCAGATTGGGTGTATATGTGTAAACTGTTTGAGTCAGAGACATTCAAGGTAAAATGCTGTGTTTTCAAGTTCAATCATACTTTCCAGTGTTTTATTTAATGCAATTTTGTTTTTAACTATTTGTTACAGAAACTTTCCTTGTTAAACTCTCGAAAGTCTTTGTTGCAATACAGAAATGAAGCTGTAAGCATTGAATCTCCGACTTCATTCAATTCCTTCTCGATTCAATTTGACTATGCATGCACATTATTTATAGGATAATAGGCCCGGAGAAGAAGATGGTATTGATGATTCTAATGTAACAAATACCTCAGAAAGATGTCGTCAAGGAGAAAGTGACGAGACAGCCAATGTATAGGCATTCTCCATTTGTGTTTTTCCAATTTGTTATGTAAAATCATTCCCTGTTTGCTGATGTATGTGTTTGTTCTAGAATGACAAGCAAAGTGGATCAGATAACCAAGATGCAAGCAACCAAGTTCTATCCGGACATAGAGATAGCCTCCGACCATCTGATGCTGCGTCTCTTATAGCAGCAAATGCAGAGCTTAGGAGTGAGCTTCATAGCGCGCGAACTGCTATACAATTGATGGAAGATAAAGTGTGGTCACTGGAGGCGAATCAGAAGCGGCTAGAGGATATCATAAAGGCAAACACACAGATTGTGGAGACGAATCAACTGATGATGCAGCGGGTTTTTGAGAAGCTAGCCTCTGATATAGCTCAATCACTGACTTCCTCGGctccacctcctcctccgcctTAGTTTGGAGTAAGTTAATCTTTGTTAGGGCATTACTTCCTTCAAAATTTGCATCCCTACCGCATGAGTCGGTGATTCATGGAGGCCTTAATTGCGTTGATTACTGGCAAGACTTAAAAGTAGAATGCTACTAACTGAATTAATTCATTAGCTTAGTGCTTTTGAACTAGTTATACATAGTGTTATTTTTTTGTGCGTGGATCTAAATTTGTTTTCTTAAAAAACATTCAGGAATCCAGGGAAGATTTGCAGAAGAAGGGACAtgggaattaatttattttcaaccGAAGGATGAAGCAATGTGAAGTCTCTTTCACTCTCTTCCAATTTGGTTCTGATGTTTGGAATGCCAAACCTATTGGGCTAAGTGTTCATAATTGTGTATGTTATTGTTTACAGTTTATTATCTGCATGAATTTTGGACAGATTTCTTTCGGAAATGTCATAGTTTGATTATGAAATATATTGTTCATTTGCAAAATATGCAAACTATGGATAGGTCTAGGTGGAGCAACTTCAACAACACTTCTCTATGCTCTATCTTTCCAATTGTTGTAGTAGGAATACTTAATCACCCCCTCGATGATTATTTCCTCATCCTTGGATGAATTTAAAGAACTTTGGCTGGAATCCATAGAGAAATGGGAGAAATAAAGGAGAGATGGAGGAATGAGGCAAATTTTTGTGTGAATATGGGACGAAATTAATGGGAATATGCATTTTTGAAAAAAgaatcaaaaataaattttaatttggacTAATCAGAAAAAAGTactacttaaaataaaattaaatagtaaCAGTTATAGGAGttacaaaaaataatgaaaatagaaaaattgatcGCTGCCGCTTGCTCGCGCCAAAATTGGACATTATTCCAGCCGCAAAACCGCCGCCCTGTCCGGCTTTCAGCCGACGGTCGCGGTTGGAAATGCGGCCGCGACCTCGATTCTGAGCTTGCAATGGCGTCGCGATGCTGAATTGCTGATAGCCTATTGCTCAACTAGGAAACTTGCAGGCGCAGTCAGGCCATCATGGTGAGAAAGCCGTAAACAAAATGTCAAAATCTGTTTCTCTATCTCCCTTTTCCTTCCTAATATTTTTTCTGGTTTTCTTTTTCCGTTGTTGGATTGGAAATGTAATGCTATGCTTTTGAAAGGCTCTATTTCTTTTGCTTTAATTAGTAATTCGCCGTTGCTTGCTTGCTATATGCCTATATTGGACCTTGCTCTGCGCatgtgtatttttattttttttctcaatcttTCAACCTATTGATGTAATCCGCGAATTCCGAAATTGGTTGCTTACTTTTCCGGCGATGTTGCATTTGTATTCTATGTCACAGTTACTTCGGCAGGAATTTGAGTTTTCTCATTCACATTTTGGATCAAGGGGAGGGGTTTTCAAATTTAGTAATGATGATCACCTTAGCACAAGGAGCACTTTGATAGCTGGCTATGCAAGCAAATATTTGTTAGTGTTGCTATGCAGCTATCTTTTCATCGTCTATTCAATTAGGGATTTTGTGAACAAATGACCGAAGATATTGCAGGAGCTATGGAACCTCTGATCTGACCCCTTCTACGGTTACTTCGAAGGTATAAACCCTTCAGCTGCCCACGGTCGAGATAAATCGCCAAGTGAGCTTAATTTGGGGCAGTTCCAGGAAATACAGATTCAATTTACTTGACAGTATGGAACTCTCTGGCAAGCAATAGCAATCATCACGCTCACATAAAACCAATGTAATTAGCATTTTTTCCTTTGCATTGACTATCAGTTTCTGGTGAAAAAATAACGGTTCTCTGTTTTCTGGAAAATTAGTTTATGGAATAAGATTGCTCTGTTTCATATGTTACTTCTTTGAATTATAAACTGTAGATCACATATGCTTGAAATTTAATCAGATGTCCTTATGATTTGGTATTGCTTCTTTTGTCCTGGAAAAGTATTTGAGGATGAGTACACAGACGGACACGGTGGCAACAGCGTAGTGCTTTCCCATGGAGACAAGAAGTTGGCCTGTGTATGATCTGGTAAATTCCTGGCACAGTTTTATATGTTCATTTATACACCCTCAGTTATGCATGGATTTTGTTGCCTTTTAAAATCCTATATTAGTTTGAGTTACTGGACCAGTTGAGTATCATGTCTGAGAATGAAAAAGCATGAAAGAAGAAATGGATATGATTCTTTCCTTTATGATTTATGTGGGAATTTATCCTGGTTATGTCAATGATACACCCAGGTGACAGAAAGTGATGAGCTAGAtccatcatatattcatatcagTCCTCAAGCTACTTttagttgttgttgttgttgatgatgatcCTTTGTATGCATTCATCTGTTTATTTTAGAATAAACAGATTGCATCATATAAAAATGATGATAACATCCAAACTCTTGATGGAGTGCATGTAGCTACACGGACATGCAACCGAATCACCACTATATGTAGCTAGGCTCAATAATGTGCTCCGACCTGCTAAATGAAATTCTTCCGTTGATACATCTCTTTTAGCCAAAAAATTCAGAACTTAGGAATGAGATTCACAGCACAAGGATTGCCTTACAGTTGACAGAAGATAAAATTCGGATGTTGGGGGCGAATTAAAAGCATTCAGAGGAGACCATGCAGGCAAACACGCGGATTCTTGAAGCAAATCCGAAGCGCCTAGAGGAGATCATGCAGGAAAACACAGATCATGGAGGCGAATCATCAAATGATGAAGCAAGTTTCTGAGAAGATTGCCTCTGATATAACAGTCACTGACCCAACTGCTGTCTTCAGCTCCGCCGCCTCCCCCACTTTAAGATTCGAGTAAgttattattcatttttatgaaGTGTGGAAAGGATATGAATCTTTAAATAGGTGCCTCTAGAATTTTCAAATCTGGATATGTTTTCTTAAGAAACATCCAAGAAATGTTTTACTATACATTTGCATACAAATCATAATCACAGAAAAATAGAAGCAAAAACAGAGAATTACACGTAGACCATATACATATACAGAAACTAAGAATTATTATGCATTCTCACATAGTCTCCATAAAACCTAGGAGCAGTATCTTCTTCTTCATGAGCATTATATGCATACCCTCCATGGCTGGATATATCAAGCCCTGCAACTTCTTCATCAATGGAAATTCTCAAGATCCTAAGCCAATGCAGCAAGTAAAACAGTGGCCCCATTGTCACACTTACCCATACCAATATCACGACCAGTTCCACCAGCTGCGCCCCCACCAGCCCCCACCCGCCCCCAACCAGCAGCCCATATGCCCGACCCTGCACCCCAGCCAACCCCGCATCGTACGCCTGCACCACAAACTCCTCCTTCGCGAAGAGCCCCGTGAAGATCAGCCCCCACGCTCCGCACCCGCCATGTAGCTGCGCTGCCTCAAGCGGATCATCAATCTTGAGCTTTAAAGCCAGCATGTTGAGCCCAATCAGAACCCAGGCGGCGAAGAACCCACAGACGATCGCTGCCCACGGCTCCACCACAGCGCAGCCTGACGTGATGGCCACGAACCCGCCCAGGACGCCGTTGCAGACGGCCAAGGCATCCCAGTGGCCCGCCAGCATCCGCCGCCCAAACAACGTGACTATCCCAGCAGTGGATCCGGCCAGCGTGGTGGTGACTGCCGTGCGCCCCACTGAGGTCCAGTGCCCCTGGTCGATGGTGGTTGGGTAGGCCACAAGTATCTTGTTGAACGAGCCCGGGTTGAATCCGAACCAACCGAACCATAATAGGAATGTGCCGAGAACCACTAGGGTTGCATTATGTCCACGCATGATCACGGACTTTCCGAATGCATCGAACCGCCCTACTCTTGGGCCCTCGATGATGCAGCCCCAGAGCCCGGCGATCCCGCCCACCAAATGGACCGCACCGCTGCCGGCAAAGTCAATAGCCCCCGATCCGAACAGCCGCGGGCTTGAGTTTGGGCTTAGCCACCCACTAGATGACCAAACCCAATGGGCCACTACAGGATAGACAAAGCCCGAGAGAAAGAATGAGAAAATCAAGTAGGCGCCAAACtgagtcctctcagcaatggaaCCGCTAGTTATACCGGCCACGGCAATGGCAAAAGCCCACTGGTAGAGGAAGAAGCTGTAGTCGTACGAGGCCGTTGGGACGTCTTTTAGGGCGAAGTAGCTTGTCCCAATGAATGGGTTCTTATTCGGGCCCTCCCCGAAGGCAAAGGCAAACCCGAACAGGAAGTAGGAAAGGCTTCCAACGGCAGCATCGACCACGTTGGTGAGCAAGATGTTCATGGCGTTCTTGGCCCGAACAGAGCCCGCACACAGCATGGCGAAGCCGAGTTGCATGGCAAAGACTAAGTAGGCTGAGAAGAGAAGATAGATGGCATTGATGGATTCTTCGACACTTGACTCCCATGAGAGTTCCATGGTTCTTGGAGAAAGAATCAGAATATTGTTGGATATGATTGGTAGTACAAGAATTTGGAtgagtatatatgtatataggaGGTATatcatttattaatatatttagaaTTTAGCTCAACTTGCTGTATGAATGTTTGGAATGGTCCACTTGTTACTGATAGCCCGAGCACTAAGAATCATTGAATTTTTAAATGTATTGTATTGCTATGATGTAGATAAGTTtttgttgggattcaatacgcacaagac
This portion of the Salvia splendens isolate huo1 chromosome 10, SspV2, whole genome shotgun sequence genome encodes:
- the LOC121751606 gene encoding uncharacterized protein LOC121751606, whose product is MGISDQQPSHSNNIEVSGEDYMHEPGGIIDMPSPGNKNSACLDEIPSKPVEDHTVIGIPFVGRSSLAKNAHDAPSEEQGLDKRLTHADRLHKCLKEKDKIPVLFHNGHPVGKYASVFMKELGIAVKKHAPLQVKGWKNVTDEQKRPIFRRLETAFLVDFSLGPDSVKKQTDRLMGKQYSRYRQRMHIHYKTLTHLPWEDRLKHVPEEFCKSEADWVYMCKLFESETFKKLSLLNSRKSLLQYRNEADNRPGEEDGIDDSNVTNTSERCRQGESDETANNDKQSGSDNQDASNQVLSGHRDSLRPSDAASLIAANAELRSELHSARTAIQLMEDKVWSLEANQKRLEDIIKANTQIVETNQLMMQRVFEKLASDIAQSLTSSAPPPPPP
- the LOC121751605 gene encoding ammonium transporter 1 member 3-like, whose translation is MELSWESSVEESINAIYLLFSAYLVFAMQLGFAMLCAGSVRAKNAMNILLTNVVDAAVGSLSYFLFGFAFAFGEGPNKNPFIGTSYFALKDVPTASYDYSFFLYQWAFAIAVAGITSGSIAERTQFGAYLIFSFFLSGFVYPVVAHWVWSSSGWLSPNSSPRLFGSGAIDFAGSGAVHLVGGIAGLWGCIIEGPRVGRFDAFGKSVIMRGHNATLVVLGTFLLWFGWFGFNPGSFNKILVAYPTTIDQGHWTSVGRTAVTTTLAGSTAGIVTLFGRRMLAGHWDALAVCNGVLGGFVAITSGCAVVEPWAAIVCGFFAAWVLIGLNMLALKLKIDDPLEAAQLHGGCGAWGLIFTGLFAKEEFVVQAYDAGLAGVQGRAYGLLVGGGWGLVGAQLVELVVILVWVSVTMGPLFYLLHWLRILRISIDEEVAGLDISSHGGYAYNAHEEEDTAPRFYGDYVRMHNNS